The stretch of DNA ACGCCCGGAACGTCGCGTCCGACCTCTTCGACGAGGCCGAGGCCTTCGGTGAGCCGCCGGGTGGGGACAGACGCGTCCACCTCGTCCTGAGGTTCGCCGACTGGACCTGTGTCGACAGCGCGTCGTCGCTCCAGGTCTGGGCCCGCGGCACCACCGACGGCGGCGAGGACTGGCGGCCCCGGCACCCGCTGCTGGTCGGCGGGGAAGGGAGCGCCTACGAGACGGACGCCCGTCCTACGCGGTCGGCCGAGCGGGTCTTCCGGCTCGCGCCGCGACCGTCGGGCCCGCTGGTCGAGGTCGAGCTGCGGTGGCTCGCCCTGGGGATCGAGCCCACCCTCACCGCCTGGTGACCACGGAGGGCGCCTCAGCGCAGCGGCACGCTCGGCAGCAGGTCGGGACGCTCCCGGTCGAGCTCGCGCAGGTCGACGACCGCGGGCACCTCGCCGCCGGACGTCTCGACGGTGTCGAGCAGCACCTCCAGCACCCGCCGGACGAGGAAGGGCTCCTCGGCGTCGGTCGCGTGGATGCGTTCCAGCAGGTCGCCGTCGCTCGTCACGAGGTGCTCGGTGCGCTGCCCGGCCGCCGTCTCCAGGACCGCGCGGTAGCGGTGCTCGCCGTCCGCCCACACGTCGATGTCGCCACGCGTCTCAGCCACGGATCTCACCCATGCGCGCACTGTCCCGCGCCACTGCTCACCCCGCCAGTCACAACGCTGGTCAGAGGGCCAGGCCGAGGGCCAGCAGGGCCCCGGCGAGCAGTTCGAGCTGCCCGGTGTCCTTGAGGACTCCGATCAGGTCGCGTCCCGTGGCGCCGCCCAGGACCGTGCGCAGCGGCCGCTGGGCGAGGACGCCGGCGAGCAGGACGAGGGCCGCGAACGGGTGCCACGGGACCGTCGTCAGGGCCGCGACGAACGCGCCCACGACGAGGACCGCGTAGAGGGTGCGGGTGCGCTGCTCGCCCAGCCGCACCGCGAGGGTGTGCTTGCCGGCCAGGGCGTCGGTGGGGACGTCGCGCAGGTTGTTGGCGACGAGGATCGCGCAGGCCAGGAACCCGACGCAGAAGGCGCCCGCGACGGCGCTGCCCCCGATGCGCCCGGCCTGGACGTAGGTGGTGCCCATCACGGCGACGAGGCCGAAGAACACGAAGACGAACACCTCGCCGAGACCGGCGTAGCCGTAGGGGCGCTTGCCGCCGGTGTAGTACCAGGCGGCGGCGACGCTGGCGGCGCCCACGAGCAGCAGCCACCACGACCCCGACAGCGCCACGACGACCAGGCCGGCGAGCCCGGCGACGGCGAAGCACGCGAAGGCGGCGTCGCGGACGTGCCGCGGCTCGGCGGCGCCCGACCCCACGAGGCGGAACGGCCCGACGCGGTCGTCGTCGGTCCCGCGGATGCCGTCGGAGTAGTCGTTGGAGTAGTTGACGCCGACCTGCAGGGCGAGCGAGACGACGAGCGCGAGGACCGCGGGCACCCAGGCGACGCCGTCGAGCGCGGCGGCCGCGCCGGTCCCGACGAGGACGGGCGTGATCGCGGCGGGCAGCGTGCGCGGCCGTGCGGCGGCGACCCACTGCCGGGGGGTGGCGCGCCGGTGGGTCACCGGGCTGGAGGGCAGGGGGAGCGGCGCGGGGTCGGACACGAGCGTCCATCGTGCCAACCCGTCCGCACCTCCGCGCTCACGGGGTCGTCCTCACAGACCACGGAGGAACTCCTCGTCGTCGTCGGGACCGCGCGGTGCCGGGCGCGCGCCGTAGGAGCGGGGCGGCTGGTCGGTGGGCCGGCCGGCGATGACGTAGGCGATCCCACCGACGAGGGGGAAGAAGAGGACGAGGAGCAGCCACGCCCACCGGGGCAGGTTCCGCAGGGCGCCCTCGGGTGCCTGGACGATGCTCACCAGGCACCACACGGTGAACGCCAGGATCAGCACGGTCAGGACGACGCGGGGCATGCCCAAGTTTCGCACCCGCTGACCGCATCCCCCACCGGGGACGTCAGCGGTCCTGCGCCGCCAGAGCCCGCAACCGCGTCCGGTCGGGCTTGCCCGGTCCCCGCAGCGGCAGCTCCGGCAGCACGAGGAGCTGGCGGGGCGCAGCCCAGCGGTCCAGGACGCCGGTGACCCGCTCGCGGACCGCGGCCAACGTCGGCGGCGTCCCCGACGGCACCACGCACGCCACCACGCGCTGGCCCCACTCCGGGTCGGGGGCCCCGCCCACGACGACCTCCGCCACCCCCGGCATCCCGGTCAGCGCCTCCTCGACGAGCCCGGGCGCCAGCTTCAGGCCCCCGGTGGTGATGAGGTCGTCGACCCGGCCGAGGATCCGCACCGTCCCGTCCCGGACCTCGCCGGTGTCGTCGGTGCGGAACGCGCGCACGTGGCCCGGTCCCGTGGGGAAGGCGGGGTGGCCGGGCAGCCCGCGGTAGCCGCGGGCGACCACCGGTCCGGACAGCACGAGCCGCCCGTCCTCGACCTCCGCGCGGACGCCGTCGAGGGGCCGGCCGTCGTAGACGCACCCCCCGCACGTCTCGCTGGACCCGTAGGTCGTGACGACCCGCACCCCCGCAGCCCGGGCCCGGGCCAGCAAAGGCGCAGGGGTCGCGGCCGAGCCGACGAGGACGGCGGCGTACCGGCGCAGGGCGGCGACGGGCTCGGAGTCGACCGCGGGAGAGGCGTCCAGCAGCCGCACGAGCTGCGTCGGCACCAGGGAGATCAGCAGCTGCGCCCCCGTGGCCGCGGCGGTCGCCGCGACGAAGGCCTCGGGGGTGAAGGGGCCGGCCGGCAGCACGACGGGGTCGGTCCCGGCGCGCACCGAGCGCAGCAGCACCTGCAGCCCGGCGACGTGGTGGCCGGGCAGCGCCAGGACCCACTGCTGCGATCCGGGGCCGGGGGACAGGCGTGCGGCGGTCGCGGCCGCGGAGGCGCGCAGGGCGCTCGCGGGCAGCAGCGCCCCCTTGGGGGTCCCCGTCGAGCCCGAGGTGGCCACGACGACGGCGGTGGGGTCGGCGGGGTCGTCCTCCCCGTCGTCCAGCGGCTGCCCCGGGCGCAGTGCCGGGTCCGGGGCCGCGCCCGTGGCGTGGGGGAGCAGCGCGTGGTCGAGCTCGCCGGCCAGGGCCTGGGCGAGGGTCGGCAGCAGGTCCAGGACGGCCTCCCCGGCGGGGACGGCGAGGGGGAGGAGCGGTCGCACGGGCGCAGGCTACGTCCGGCGGGGTCGCGAGACCCGACTGCGTTGCGTGGTGGGTCTTCTGCGTTGGGTGAGACGTTGCAGGTCAGAGACGTTCTCGGGTTGCTCCGATCAGGTGCAAGGAGTTCGCTGATCCTTGATCGAGCGTGACCGCGCGGTGCCGGAGTGTCAGGATGACGGCGTCCGGGACGGCAGGGGACGGCTGGGGAGGTGCTGATGAGCGCAGGCGTGCGAGAACGTCGGCGGACGGCCAGCGTCCTGTTCGACGGTGTCGTGACGCTCGCGGCCCTCGCCACCGTGGTCGTCTCGGCGGTCCTCTTCGGGCAGGCCACCGACGGTGTGCAGTGGCGCGACCTCGCCCTGTGCATCGTCGTGGGGTTCCCGCTCATGCAGCTGCTGACGCGGTTCCCGTTCCAGATCAACACCAAGCACGCGGGCGTCGAGGTCCAGTTCGACGTCGGCGTCCTCGTGTTCCTGCTGTGCTTCGCCGAGCCCGCGACCGCGGCGCTGGCCTGGTGCCTGTGCGTCGTGCCGACCAACCTGCTGCAGCGCGAGCGCTGGGTGAGCCGCGTCTACAACGCGAGCATCGGGGTCCTGTTCCTGCCCGTGGCCGTCGTCGTGCTCGGTGCGTTCGGCGTGGCCGGCCGCGTCCCGGGCGCACCGCGCGAACTCGCGGTCGCCCTGAAGGGCCTGCCGGTCGAGATCGTGGCCGTGTTCACGGCGGTGGTCGCCGTCTTCGTGGTGGACGTGGTGGTCTCGGCGGTGTCCGTCGCGATCCAGGAGCGGACGAGCCTGCGCCGCGAACTGCTGCACACCGGAACCTGGCTGGCGGGTGGCACGAGCGTCGCCGTCGGTGGCCTCGGCTACCTGGGCGGCCTCGTCTACTACCGGCTCGAACCGTGGGTGGCCCTGCTCCTGGTGATCCCCATGATCGTCACGATGGTGGCGACCCGGGCGATGCGCGAGACCCGGGACGTCGCCCGGCGCAGCGAGGCCCTGTTCGAGGCGGCCACGGCCCTGCACACCCAGGGCCGGCGCGCCGACCTCGCCAGCGCCCTGCAGAAGCACGCGCGCATGGTCGCCGGGACCCCGGCCGCGATGGTGCGGTCCGTCGGGCCCGGGGAGGACGAGATCGGCGTGCCCGTCGTCGCCGGTGACGGCGTCGTCCTGTACGTCACCGCGCCCAAGCGCCGGGACCCGAGCCAACGCGCCTCGGACGAGAAGGCCCTGGAGGCGCTCGCCTCCGTCGGGGAGGCCGCCTTCTTCCGCGTCAGCGCCAGCGAGGAGATGCACGGCCTGGCCCGCCGCGACGTCGTCACCAGCCTGCCGAACCGGCTCCAGTTCGCCGAGCACCTCGCCGCCGAGCTCGAACGGGCCCGTGACGGCGGCCGGCTGGACCGCCTCGTCGTCCTCTACCTGGACCTGGACGGGTTCAAGGGCGTCAACGACCGGTTCGGGCACGAGGCGGGCGACGAACTCCTGCGCCTCGTCGGGGCCCGGCTGCGCGACACCGTGCGCGGCGGCAACACCGTGGCGCGGCTGGGCGGGGACGAGTTCGCCGTGCTGCTGCCCGACTGCCTCGACGTCGAGGGGCTGTGCCGGCGCGTGCTCGTCGCCCTGCGCGTCGAGGTCCGGATGCGCGGGCACGTGCTGCGGGTCCAGGGGTCCATCGGCCTGTCCCGCGCCCGTCCCGGCGACGACGTCGGGACGCTGCTGCGCAACGCGGACACCGCGATGTACCGGGCCAAGGCGACCGGCAAGAACCGCTGGGTGGAGTTCCGGCCGGAACTGCTGGAGGAGGAGATCGCGCGCCTGCAGGTGATCGAGGACCTGCAGCAGGCCCCCGCCGAGGCGTTCGTCGTGCACTACCAGCCGATCGTCGACCTGCAGCACGCCGGTTCCGGGGCCGTCGGCGCCCCGGTCGTCGGCCTCGAGGCCCTCGTGCGGTGGCGCCGCGACCGCGGCGGTGCCGTCGAACCGCTCGTCGGCCCCGACGAGTTCATCGGGCTCGCGGAACGCTCCGGGACGGTCGTCGGAATCGGCGACTCGGTGCTGCGCCAGGTGGCCCGGGACGCCCCGCAGATCCAGCGGCACGCCGGGCGCCGGCTGGACCTCATGGTGAACGTCTCGCCCGTGCAGCTGCGCCACCCCGACTTCACCGAACGCGTCGCGTCCGCGGTGCGCCAGACCGGAGCCAGCGGGTGCCGGTTGCACCTGGAGATGACCGAGTCCGTGATGATCGACGACGACACAGTCGACCGGTTGCGCGAACTCGCCGAGACCGGGGCCCAGCTGACGATCGACGACTTCGGGACGGGTTTCTCCTCCCTCGGCTACCTGCGCCACCGGCCGTTCTCGTCGTTCAAGATCGACCGCAGCTTCGTGCGCGACATCGCGACCGAACCCACCGCCCGCGCCCTCGTCGAGGGCATGGTGAAGATGGGTCAGGCCCTCGGGCTGACGATCGTCGCCGAGGGCGTCGAGCACGTCGAGCAGGCCGAGATCCTGCGCGAGATGGGCTGCCACCTCGCCCAGGGGCACCTGTACTGCCGGCCGCTGTCGGTCGAGGAGATCGAGGACGTGCTGTCGGCGCCGCTCGCGCCGAAGCTCACCGCCTGAGGGTTTCGAACCGCCGAACCCCGCCGAACTCCACCGCGACATCGCCGCGGCGCTGGACTTCCCCGGCTCCTACGGAGCCGACCTCGACGCACTCTCGGACTGCCTGTCCGACGTGGTGACGTACGACCACGGCGCGTCCGAGTCGGACACCGGCCTCGTCCTCTCGTTCACCGGGTACGCCGTCTTTCGCCGAGCGCTGGCCCGATCTCGCGCAGGCCGTGCTGGACGTCGACGCGGGCCAGATCCGGCGTTCCGGTCGCGGTGACACCGTGACCGCCGTTCCCGGCGGGGCCGGGACGCGCCTCAGAAGTACCAGGGGAACGGGGACCAGTCGGGTTCCCGCTTGCCCAGGAACGCGTCCCGGCCCTCGACGGCCTCGTCGGTCATGTAGGCCAGCCGCGTCGCCTCCCCGGCGAACACCTGCTGGCCGACCATCCCGTCGTCCACGGCGTTGAACGCGAACTTCAGCATCCGCTGCGCGGTGGGGGACTTGCCGTTGATCTCGGCCGCCCACTGCAGCGCCGTCGCCTCCAGTTCGGCGTGCGGGACGACCTCGTTGACCATGCCCATCTCGTGCGCCTGCTGCGCCGTGTACGGGCGGCCCAGGAAGAAGATCTCGCGGGCGAACTTCTGGCCCACCTGCCGGGCGAGGTAGGCCGAGCCGTAGCCCGCGTCGAAGGACCCGACGTCGGCGTCGGTCTGCTTGAACCGGGCGTGCTCGGCGCTGGCCAGCGTCAGGTCGGCGACCACGTGCAGGCTGTGCCCGCCGCCCGCGGCCCACCCGGGCACGACGGCGACGACGACCTTCGGCATGAACCGGATGAGCCGCTGGACCTCCAGGACGTGCAGCCGGCCGCCCTCGGCCTTCGTCCGGACCTCGTCGACGGTGTCCGACGTCTCGCCCTGCGCGTACTGGTACCCCGAACGGCCCCGGATGCGCTGGTCGCCCCCGGAGCAGAACGCCCAGCCGCCGTCCTTCGGGCTCGGCCCGTTCCCCGTCAGCAGCACGCACCCGACGTCCGGGGTGCGGCGCGCGTGGTCCAGCGTGCGGGCCAGCTCGTCGACCGTCGCGGGGCGGAACGCGTTGCGCACCTCGGGCCGGTCGAACGCGATCCGGACGGTCCCGCGGGCCGGGCCGTCGACGACGCTCCGGTGGTAGGTGATGTCCTGCAGGTCCTCGAACCCGGCCACCTCCGCCCACGCCGACGGGTCGAAGGTCTCGCTCACACCGGGAAGGGCCGACACGCTCCGAGCCTAGGACCCGGACCCGGCGGCACCCGTGCCGGTCCGCGCGCCATGCTGGGGCCCGTGCCCGACGCCCTGCCGGAGGTCCCGCCCCTCGAGCTCCCCGCCCTGGGGGAGCTGCTCGAGCGCGCCCACGTCGTCCGGCTCCCGCTGCACCGCCGTTTCCGCGGGATCCTCGAGCGCGAGGCCGTGCTGGTCGAGGGACCGGCCGGCTGGGGGGAGTTCGCGCCCTTCCTGGAGTACGGGCCGCAGGAGGCGTCGCGCTGGCTGGAGGCGGCGGTCGAGGCCGCTTGGCACGGCTTCCCCGCCCCGCGGCGCGACCGCGTCGAGGTCAACGCCACCGTCCCGGCCGTCCCGGCCCACGACGTCCCGGCCGTCCTCGCCGCCTTCCCCGGTTGCCGCACCGCGAAGGTGAAGGTCGCCGAGGCGGGGGCGGACTTCGCCACCCGGCTGCGCGAGGACGTCGCCCGCGTCGCCGCCGTCCGCGACGTCCTCGGCCCGACGGGCCGGGTCCGCGTGGACGCGAACGCGGGCTGGAGCGTGGACGAGGCCGAGCGTGCGCTCGGCGAGCTCGCGGTCGTCGGCCTGGAGTACGCCGAGCAGCCGTGCGCGACGCTGGAGGAGATGGCGCTGCTGCGCCGCCGCCTGGCCGCCGCCGGCACGGCCGTGCCCCTCGCCGCCGACGAGAGCGTCCGCAAGGCCGAGGACCCGTTGCGCGTCGCCGGGCTCGAGGCCGCGGACGTCGTCGTGGTGAAGGTCGCACCCCTGCGCGGGGTGCGGCCGGCGCTCGCGGTCGCGCAGGCGTGCGGGCTGCCCGTCGTCGTCTCCTCCGCGCTCGACACGAGCGTGGGCATCGCAGCCGGGACGGCCCTCGCCGCGGCGCTGCCGGAACTGCCGTTCGCGTGCGGCCTGGGGACGGCGGCCCTGCTGGCGGCCGACGTCACCGCCGCCCCGCTCCTGCCCGTGGACGGTGCTCTCCCGGTCGGTGCCGTCGCGGCGGATCCCGAGCTCCTGCACCGCTTCCGGGCCCCGGCGGACCGCATCGAGCACTGGCGGGACCGGGTGCGCGCGGCGCACGCCGTCCTGACGTCGGCGTCGGCGGCGGGCCGCTGACGTGGAGACGCCGGTGCCGGGGCCGGTGCGCGAGGTCCGCGTCGTGGTCGTCGACGACGAGTCCCTCGTCCGCTCGGGGCTGTCGATGATCCTGCAGGCCGAGGGCGACGTCCGCGTCGTCGGTGCCTGCTCCGGCGAGGACGCCGTGGCGCTCGTGGCCCGCGAGCGGCCCGACGTCGTGCTCCTCGACATCCGCATGCCCGTCGTGGACGGCCTGACGGTGCTGGCCGAGGTGCTGCGCGGCCCCGCGCCGCCCGCCGTGGCGATGCTGACGACCTTCGACAGCGACCAGCAGGTCGCGCAGGCCATGCGGGCCGGCGCCTCGGGGTTCCTGCTCAAGGACACCGACCCCTTCGGTCTCCTGCAGGCCGTGCGCACGCTCGCCGCGGGGGGCGTGGTGCTCTCGCCGCGGGCGGCGCGCACCCTGCTCAGCGAGCACGCGGAGACGAGCGGGGTGACCGCCGAGACGCTGCGCCGCCTGGCGACGCTGACCGCGCGGGAGCGCGACGTCCTGGGCCTGCTCGCCCAGGGCCTGTCCAACGCCGACATCGGCGCCGCGCTCGACCTCGGGGTCGGCACGGTCAAGGACCACGTCAGCTCCATCCTCGGCAAGCTCGCCGTCCGCAGCCGGATGCAGGCCGCGCTCGTCGCCCGGCAGGTCCCGCCGCCCGCGTGAGGGGCCCCGCCGGCACGGACCGGGACCGCGGTGGTGCACGACCGTCGTCCCGCGGGTGGAGGCACCCCCGCCATCGGAGGGGGGTGCGGGTCGCGGTGATCCCTTCCCCAGGCTGACGCGCCGCCACCCCCCTCTCGGGCACCGTTGAGGGGAACGGTCCGGGGTCCGGGCCGTCGGGGGACGTTCGGGGGAAGGCGGAGTCGTGAGCACGGACGTGCGCAGCGAGGTGCAGGTCGTGGAGCAGGGGCGCTCGGGGGACGCGCCGGAGGGTCGCTGGGTGGGCCGGGCGCGGTCGGCCGCAGCCCGGGTCGCGACGTGGGTCTTCCTGCTCTCGGGGGTGATGTCGCTGGCCATGGCCGTCCACGCGCCCCTGTCGGACGGCGCCCAGCGCGCGCGCCCGATCGTCGTCGACCTGGTCTTCGCCACGGCCTGGCCCAGCCTGGGGTACGGGACGGTCCTGCTGCTGCTGGCCCGGTCGCTGGGACAGCGCAAGCGGGCCGCCTGGTGGACGGCGGTGGTCGTGTCCGGGCTCAACGCCCTCTTCAACGTCCTGTGGGGCGCCCTCGACGAGGTCACGCTGCCGCTGGGTCTGCTGCTCGTGCAGCTGGCCGTCCTCGCCGTCCTGGCCCTGGCGCGTCCGCGGTTCACCGTGCTCCCGTCCCGGTTGGGGGTGCGCCAGGCCGTCCGCATCGGGGGCGGTGCGTTCGCGGCCTGGCTCGTCGTGGGCACCGTCGTCGTCCTGGCGACGCAGGAACGCGCGGGCGGGTTGTTCGAGCGGGTCTGGTACGCCGCGGCCGGCACGCTCGTCTCGGTCGACAGCTTCGTGATCTTCCCCGACGGGGTGGTCGTCCCGGGGTGGGTGGACGTCGCCCTCAACGCGGCCGGGACGGTCCTCGTCCTGCTCGTCACGTGGTTCCTGTTCCAGCCCGCCGCCGACCCGGCGGCCCTCGGCGCCGACGAGGACCGGCTGCGCCACCTGCTGGCCACCGAGGGCGAGGGTGACGCGCTCGGCTACTTCAACCTGCGCCGCGACAAGACGGCCGTCTTCGCCCCCAACGGGCGGGCCGCGGTCGTGCACCGCGTCGTCGGCGGGGTGAGCGTCGTCAGCGGTGACCCGGTCGGCAACATGACCTCGTGGCCCGCGGCCGTGGAGGCCTGGCGCCGCCAGCTGGCCGCGCACGCGTGGACCCCGGCCGTCGTCGGCACCTCCGAGGCGGGGGCCGCGGTCTACCACCGGGCCGGCCTGCAGGTCCTGGAGGTCGGGGACGAGGCCGTGATCGACACCGCGCAGTTCAGCCTGGAGGGCCGGGCGGTCCGCTCCCTGCGGCAGGCCGTCAACCGCGCCCGCCGCGGCGGGACGGAGGTCACCATCCGCCGCCAGGTGGACGTGCCGGCCAGCGAGCTCGAGGAGATCGCCGCCTGCGCGGCGACGTGGCGCGAGGGGCGCGAACGCGGCTTCTCGATGGCGTTGGGGCGCCTGGGCGACGCGGCGGATCCGCAGCTGCTCGTCGCGACCGCGCGGGCGGCCGGAGGGGAGCTGCTCGCGGTCCTGACGTTCGTCCCGTGGGGCGAGCACGGGGTCTCCCTGGACCTCATGCGCCGCCGGCCCGAGGCCCCGAACGGCACCGTCGAGCTCGTCGTCACCGACGTCGTCGCCTTCGCCCGCGAGCACGCGCTCGCGCGCATCTCGCTGAACTTCGCGGTGTTCCGGTCGGTCTTCGACCGCGGTTCGCGGTTGGGAGCGGGTCCCGTCCTGCGCCTGTGGTACCGGGTGCTCGTGGTGTTCTCCCGCGCCTGGCAGCTCGAGCAGCTGTACCGCAGCAACGCCAAGTACCAGCCGCGCTGGGTGCCGCGGTTCGTCTGCTTCGAGCGCACGGCCGACCTGCCGCGCATCGGGTTCGCCGTCGCGCGCGTCGAGCAGTTCCTGCCCGGGCGCCGGTCGTGACCGTCCTGTGGGCGCGGGCGCGCCCGCGGCTGCACGCCGTGCTGGCCGCCCTGGCCGCGGCCTTCGTCGTGGGCGGGGTGGCGCTGGCGGTGTCGCTGCGCCCGTCGGTCGCCGTCGTGGCCGCCGACGTCGCCTTCGTCGGGGTGCTCATGCTCGTGGCGGCCCACCCCCGACGGGACTGACCCCTCGCCCATCTGTCCCACCTGTACTACTGTTGGTGGGACAGATGGGAGGTGGCGACGTGGTGGGTACCCCGTTGATCGACCTGGACCCGACGTCCGAGGTCCCGATCTACCAGCAGATCCGCGACCGCGTCGTCGAGGCCATCGCCGCCGGCACCCTCCCCGTCGGGTCGGCCCTGCCGTCGGTGCGGGCGCTGGCCGGCGGGTTCGGCATCAACACGGCCACCGTCGCCAAGGCCTACGAGCGCCTGCGCGGCGAGGGCTTCCTGCGGACGACGAGCAAGTCCGGCTCCGTCGTCGCCCGCGGCCCGGGGGACCCGCCCTCGCCACCGCACGTCGTGGACGACTGGCGCGCCCGGGTGCACACCCTCCTCGCCGAGGGGCACGCCCACGGCGTCCCCGACGTCGTCGCCGTCTGCCGCGAGGTGCTGGCCGGCCTCGCCCCCGCCACCCGCGAGCCCGCCGAGGAGACCTCGTGAACCACGTCGGCACCACCGCGATCGGCGTCGGCGCCTGCCTGCTCGTCGGGCTGACGCTGCTCCTCCTCCCGTCGCTGTCCGCCCGCACCCTGCCCCTCGGGGTCTCCGTCCCGCGCGAGCGCGCCGACGCCCCCGTCGTCCGGCACGCCGTCCGGACCTACCGGACCGCCGTGGCCGTCCTGACGGTGGTCGCCGCGCTCGTCGCCGCGCTCGTGAGGTCCCCCGAGGGCGTCCTGCCCGTCACGTACGGGCTCCTGGCCCTGGGGTGCGCTGCCTTCGTGCTGTGCCGCAGGCCGATCCGGGCGGCCAAGACGTCCGAGGGGTGGTTCCGGGAGGTGCCGGTCCGCCTCACCGCGCCCTTGGGCGACGTGCCCCGCCCGCCGGTCGCCGTGCACTGGTACGTGCTGGCCGCCGCCCTCGTCCTGGCGACGGCGGCGTTCGGCTGGACCCGCTACGACACCCTGCCGGACCCCTTCCCGACGCACTGGGACGGCGACGGCCGGCCCGACGCGTTCGCGGCCCGCTCCGTCTGGAGCGCGTTCGGCCCGCTGCTCGTGGCCGTCGGTCTGACGGTCCTGCTCGCCGCCCTCGCCTCCCTCGTGCGCCGGACCCCGCTGCGTCCGCGCGCAGGGGACGCCGACCCCCTCGCCCGGCCGCTGGCGACCGAGCGCGCCGCCCAGTCGCTGCTGGGGGTCGTCGCCCTGCTCGGCGCGGGGCTGGTCTGCGCGGTGCTCCTCGACGGGTGGCTGCACCC from Kineococcus endophyticus encodes:
- a CDS encoding DUF5808 domain-containing protein, whose protein sequence is MNHVGTTAIGVGACLLVGLTLLLLPSLSARTLPLGVSVPRERADAPVVRHAVRTYRTAVAVLTVVAALVAALVRSPEGVLPVTYGLLALGCAAFVLCRRPIRAAKTSEGWFREVPVRLTAPLGDVPRPPVAVHWYVLAAALVLATAAFGWTRYDTLPDPFPTHWDGDGRPDAFAARSVWSAFGPLLVAVGLTVLLAALASLVRRTPLRPRAGDADPLARPLATERAAQSLLGVVALLGAGLVCAVLLDGWLHPERLRWAGFTLVVFGAALAVTVLVTVLVTAVRSRAQGPAPEAGAAQAPDDDRLWRGGLLYVNREDPALLVPKRVGVGWTLNVGHPVGRALAIGLLVLVGAGLALAVVGTTLGS
- a CDS encoding GntR family transcriptional regulator; the encoded protein is MGTPLIDLDPTSEVPIYQQIRDRVVEAIAAGTLPVGSALPSVRALAGGFGINTATVAKAYERLRGEGFLRTTSKSGSVVARGPGDPPSPPHVVDDWRARVHTLLAEGHAHGVPDVVAVCREVLAGLAPATREPAEETS